In a genomic window of Streptomyces roseoviridis:
- a CDS encoding DUF7144 family membrane protein, whose protein sequence is MSQNTTHDPTRDKTTARSGWAAGGTLFAGVLMLVTGAMDILQGIAGIAEDDIYARVGDYVYEFDLTTWGWIHLCLGVVVAIAGYGILTGAEWGRVAGIALASLNVVAQFLFLPYQPWWALFSMAVSVFVIWALAVDDSYGRARP, encoded by the coding sequence ATGAGCCAGAACACGACCCACGACCCGACCCGGGACAAGACGACGGCGCGCAGCGGGTGGGCCGCCGGAGGAACCCTCTTCGCCGGCGTCCTCATGCTGGTCACCGGGGCCATGGACATCCTCCAGGGCATCGCGGGCATCGCCGAGGACGACATCTACGCCCGCGTCGGCGACTACGTCTACGAGTTCGACCTGACGACCTGGGGCTGGATCCACCTCTGCCTCGGCGTCGTCGTCGCCATCGCCGGCTACGGCATCCTCACCGGCGCCGAGTGGGGCCGGGTCGCCGGCATCGCCCTCGCCTCGCTGAACGTCGTCGCCCAGTTCCTGTTCCTGCCCTACCAGCCGTGGTGGGCGCTGTTCTCCATGGCGGTGTCCGTCTTCGTCATCTGGGCGCTGGCCGTGGACGACTCCTACGGCAGGGCACGCCCGTGA
- a CDS encoding FUSC family protein: MANPARLSPLSPPAWLTAGLRPQPTPIPRAAVVRASVALGAPLAVGLAAGQPAYGALVSMGALSGVIGDTADAYRMRIFNIAVPQLFGALGVTLGTLVHGQGWPAVAALTLVALVSGMISSIGAVASVSGLLLLLNAVVGAGLPMPGPWWKAPLLLTLGGGVVLVLTLLGWPLRGGQPERRAVAGTYRALAELFEAAGTDAYDEKRQAVTASLNQSYDLVLARRARQHGRAPTLVRLLAQLNVLIPLLEAAPAAHFAARRFHRTLPPEIPAAVRTLADAVEESRTGTPELSLPEARRPSEKAVDEALRYAATVVHEAEPRPYNVDDRLGRPAALRVRVRRATRNVLLSGASWRYGLRLALCIGLSQALVSLIAVPRSYWVALTVTFVLKPDFGSVFSRAVLRAFGTAAGLLVAAPLLAAVPRGWWDVPVMLVLAALIPAFSAKGYAFQTAAITPVILLLSDLLNHQGFHLVLPRLYDSLIGCAIALVAGYLLWPESWHTRVADRLADAVADTAAYVRLAFGPGGDEESAARGTGAPGGTGGTGGTGGTGAPGEAGGTGVPGDTGVTDVPGEARGTGVPGEARGTGDQAARHRARRKLYRDMSTVRSEFQRALTEPPPAGDLAAAWWPLAIAVERIVDATTAARIRVDHGAPPPDPAEVDAVERQLRELAEGLRSSDVLVEVRADLGGDEDGVLAALRQEVRAARAIATPGEDRTRARDRDSAGAGDRAGAGDRDRARAGNGDRAEDLVGERDGGQVEDRDQGRGPLRDRDRRRAPSPAPDRSSEP; the protein is encoded by the coding sequence ATGGCGAACCCCGCACGGCTGTCCCCCCTCTCGCCCCCCGCCTGGCTCACCGCCGGGCTACGGCCGCAGCCCACGCCCATTCCCCGGGCCGCCGTCGTGCGCGCGTCCGTCGCGCTGGGGGCGCCGCTCGCCGTGGGGCTGGCGGCCGGGCAGCCGGCGTACGGGGCGCTGGTGTCGATGGGCGCGCTCTCCGGCGTCATCGGGGACACCGCCGACGCGTACCGGATGCGGATCTTCAACATCGCCGTGCCCCAGCTCTTCGGCGCCCTCGGCGTCACCCTCGGCACGCTCGTCCACGGCCAGGGCTGGCCCGCCGTCGCCGCGCTCACCCTCGTCGCGCTCGTGTCGGGGATGATCTCCTCGATCGGCGCCGTGGCCTCCGTCTCGGGTCTGCTCCTCCTCCTGAACGCCGTCGTCGGCGCGGGCCTGCCGATGCCCGGCCCCTGGTGGAAGGCGCCCCTCCTGCTCACCCTCGGCGGCGGCGTCGTCCTGGTGCTCACCCTGCTGGGCTGGCCCCTGCGCGGCGGGCAGCCGGAGCGCAGGGCGGTCGCCGGCACCTACCGGGCGCTGGCCGAGCTGTTCGAGGCCGCCGGCACCGACGCGTACGACGAGAAACGGCAGGCCGTCACCGCCTCGCTCAACCAGTCGTACGACCTCGTCCTCGCCCGCCGCGCCCGCCAGCACGGCCGGGCACCCACCCTCGTACGGCTGCTCGCCCAGCTCAACGTGCTGATCCCGCTCCTGGAGGCCGCGCCCGCCGCCCACTTCGCGGCCCGCCGCTTCCACCGGACGCTGCCGCCGGAGATCCCCGCCGCCGTGCGCACGCTGGCCGACGCCGTCGAGGAGAGCCGCACCGGCACCCCGGAGCTGTCCCTCCCCGAGGCCCGCCGCCCGTCGGAGAAGGCCGTCGACGAGGCCCTGCGGTACGCGGCGACCGTCGTGCACGAGGCGGAGCCGAGGCCGTACAACGTCGACGACCGGCTCGGTCGGCCCGCCGCCCTGCGGGTACGGGTGCGCCGCGCCACCCGGAACGTGCTGCTGTCCGGGGCGTCCTGGCGCTACGGCCTGCGGCTCGCCCTGTGCATCGGCCTCTCCCAGGCCCTCGTGTCGCTGATCGCCGTGCCCCGCTCCTACTGGGTCGCGCTCACCGTCACCTTCGTCCTGAAGCCCGACTTCGGCTCGGTGTTCTCCCGCGCGGTGCTCCGCGCGTTCGGCACCGCCGCGGGGCTCCTGGTGGCCGCTCCGCTGCTCGCCGCCGTGCCGCGCGGGTGGTGGGACGTGCCGGTGATGCTGGTGCTCGCCGCGCTGATCCCCGCGTTCTCGGCGAAGGGGTACGCCTTCCAGACCGCGGCCATCACCCCGGTGATCCTGCTCCTGTCCGACCTGCTCAACCACCAGGGCTTCCACTTGGTCCTGCCGCGCCTGTACGACTCGCTGATCGGCTGTGCCATCGCGCTGGTCGCCGGGTACCTGCTGTGGCCGGAGTCCTGGCACACCCGGGTCGCGGACCGGCTCGCCGACGCGGTCGCTGATACCGCCGCGTACGTCCGCCTGGCCTTCGGGCCGGGCGGGGACGAGGAGAGCGCCGCGCGGGGCACGGGCGCACCGGGAGGCACAGGCGGAACGGGCGGAACGGGCGGAACGGGCGCGCCGGGCGAGGCGGGCGGAACGGGGGTGCCGGGAGACACAGGCGTAACGGACGTGCCGGGCGAGGCGCGCGGCACGGGGGTGCCGGGCGAGGCGCGCGGCACGGGTGATCAGGCCGCCCGGCACCGGGCCCGCCGCAAGCTGTACCGCGACATGTCGACCGTGCGGTCGGAGTTCCAGCGCGCCCTGACCGAGCCGCCGCCCGCAGGTGACCTGGCCGCGGCCTGGTGGCCGCTCGCCATCGCCGTCGAGCGGATCGTGGACGCGACGACCGCCGCCCGGATCCGCGTCGACCACGGCGCCCCGCCCCCCGACCCGGCCGAGGTCGACGCCGTGGAACGGCAGCTGCGGGAGCTCGCCGAGGGACTGCGGTCCAGCGACGTCCTGGTGGAGGTGCGGGCGGACCTCGGCGGCGACGAGGACGGCGTCCTCGCCGCCCTGCGCCAGGAGGTACGGGCGGCCCGCGCCATCGCGACCCCCGGCGAGGACCGGACCCGCGCCCGCGACCGGGACTCGGCAGGCGCAGGGGACCGGGCCGGGGCAGGGGACCGGGACCGGGCCCGGGCAGGGAACGGGGACCGGGCAGAGGACCTGGTTGGGGAGCGGGACGGGGGCCAGGTCGAGGACCGCGACCAGGGCCGGGGCCCGCTCCGCGACCGCGACCGGCGCCGGGCCCCGAGCCCGGCCCCGGACCGGTCGTCCGAGCCGTAA
- a CDS encoding DUF2630 family protein, which produces MDNDEILENIGALVEEERALRQRTGGLLDEERTRLAELEVQLDQCWDLLRQRRAKAEFGEDPDTAAIRPAAEVEGYRS; this is translated from the coding sequence ATGGACAACGACGAGATCCTCGAGAACATCGGCGCGCTCGTCGAGGAGGAACGCGCCCTGCGGCAGCGCACCGGCGGCCTCCTGGACGAGGAACGCACCCGCCTCGCCGAGCTGGAGGTCCAGCTCGACCAGTGCTGGGACCTGCTGCGCCAGCGCCGCGCCAAGGCCGAGTTCGGCGAGGACCCGGACACGGCGGCCATCCGCCCCGCGGCGGAGGTGGAGGGCTACCGCAGCTGA
- a CDS encoding RidA family protein, translating to MNADHDQRTLTNPATLHDPAPFGYSHAASAPGELVFIAGQYASDATGAPVPGDFAAQVELALANLRLALEGVGLGLAHVVRLGSYVVDHDLAKLEVLGKALHAAFGERLPAQTLSGVASLALPGMLFEIDAVAVRPATPAGEPATAG from the coding sequence ATGAACGCCGACCACGACCAGCGCACCCTCACCAACCCCGCCACCCTCCACGACCCCGCCCCCTTCGGCTACAGCCACGCCGCCTCCGCCCCCGGTGAACTCGTCTTCATCGCGGGCCAGTACGCCTCCGACGCCACCGGCGCCCCGGTCCCCGGCGACTTCGCCGCCCAGGTCGAGCTCGCCCTCGCGAACCTCCGGCTGGCCCTGGAAGGCGTGGGCCTCGGCCTCGCCCACGTCGTCCGACTCGGTTCGTACGTCGTCGACCACGACCTCGCCAAGCTGGAGGTCCTCGGCAAGGCCCTGCACGCCGCCTTCGGGGAGCGGCTGCCCGCCCAGACCCTGAGCGGTGTCGCCTCCCTCGCCCTGCCCGGCATGCTCTTCGAGATCGACGCGGTCGCCGTGCGTCCCGCGACGCCGGCGGGCGAACCGGCCACGGCCGGCTGA
- a CDS encoding PhoX family protein, giving the protein MRKLLPMLSNHSHGGGRSAMTCRFRCGDACFQEVPNTSDNEYVGDVIAGALSRRSVMRAAAVVTVASAAGGALAVGAAPAAEAHPAQGPAAGHKPGSKATGARGLRFEAVAPNTADQVTVPAGYSQNVVIRWGEPILRGAPAFDPEKQTARAQAGQFGYNNDFLSLLPLRGEPHRQVLVANHEYTDEVLMFRGYDPENPTREQVEIAWAAHGLSVVVVQEEHRTGRLTPVTRHPLNRRLHTTSAFELTGPAAGGALVRTSADPAGRTVLGTLNNCAGGTTPWGTTLHGEENFNQYFANGSSATDKRYGMTGGASERKWERFDKRFDLAQEPNEAHRFGWVVELDPYDPDSTPQKRTALGRFKHEAAQPRLTADGRPVVYMGDDERFDYFYKFVSSKRMKKGGSRAAREHNLTLLDEGTLYVAKLTGDSPAAELDGSGKLPNDGEFDGSGSWIPLATAGPDGAVSHVPGMTAEEVFVFTRIAGDKVGATKMDRPEDVEPSPRTGRVYVALTNNKDRGKPGKAGADEANPRNGNKHGQVLELAEHWDDPASDGFAWRLFLVAGDPEDPATYFAGFPKEKVSPISCPDNVAFDPHGNLWLSTDGNQLGSHDGLFGVATQGERRGELKQFLTVPVGAETCGPIIQDRRVLVAVQHPGEVDGASVEKPASAWPDGPGKIVRPSVVAVWRTDGRDIGV; this is encoded by the coding sequence GTGCGCAAACTGCTGCCGATGCTGAGCAACCACTCACACGGAGGCGGTCGTTCCGCCATGACCTGCCGGTTCCGGTGCGGGGACGCCTGTTTCCAGGAGGTGCCCAACACCAGTGACAACGAGTACGTCGGGGACGTCATAGCCGGGGCGCTCTCGCGCCGTTCCGTGATGCGCGCCGCCGCCGTCGTGACCGTCGCCTCCGCCGCCGGCGGGGCCCTCGCGGTCGGTGCCGCGCCCGCCGCCGAGGCGCACCCCGCGCAGGGGCCCGCGGCCGGGCACAAGCCCGGTTCCAAGGCCACCGGCGCCCGTGGTCTGCGTTTCGAGGCCGTCGCGCCCAACACCGCCGACCAGGTCACCGTCCCCGCCGGCTACTCCCAGAACGTCGTCATCCGCTGGGGCGAGCCCATCCTGCGCGGCGCGCCCGCCTTCGACCCGGAGAAGCAGACCGCCCGCGCCCAGGCCGGCCAGTTCGGCTACAACAACGACTTCCTCTCCCTGCTCCCGCTGCGCGGCGAGCCGCACCGCCAGGTGCTCGTGGCCAACCACGAGTACACCGACGAGGTCCTGATGTTCCGTGGGTACGACCCCGAGAACCCGACCCGCGAGCAGGTGGAGATCGCCTGGGCCGCGCACGGCCTGTCCGTCGTCGTGGTCCAGGAGGAGCACCGCACCGGCCGGCTGACGCCCGTCACCCGCCACCCCCTCAACCGGCGCCTGCACACCACCAGCGCGTTCGAGCTGACCGGCCCGGCCGCCGGCGGCGCCCTCGTGAGGACCTCCGCCGACCCCGCCGGGCGCACCGTCCTCGGCACCCTCAACAACTGTGCCGGCGGCACCACCCCGTGGGGCACGACCCTCCACGGCGAGGAGAACTTCAACCAGTACTTCGCCAACGGGTCGAGCGCCACCGACAAGCGGTACGGCATGACCGGCGGCGCCTCCGAGCGCAAGTGGGAGCGGTTCGACAAGCGCTTCGACCTGGCGCAGGAGCCCAACGAGGCCCACCGCTTCGGCTGGGTCGTCGAGCTCGACCCGTACGACCCCGACTCCACGCCCCAAAAGCGCACCGCCCTCGGCCGCTTCAAGCACGAGGCCGCGCAGCCCCGCCTCACCGCCGACGGTCGTCCCGTCGTCTACATGGGCGACGACGAGCGCTTTGACTACTTCTACAAGTTCGTCTCGTCCAAGCGGATGAAGAAGGGCGGCTCGCGGGCCGCCCGCGAGCACAACCTCACCCTCCTCGACGAGGGCACCCTCTACGTCGCCAAGCTCACCGGCGACTCCCCGGCCGCCGAGCTCGACGGCAGCGGCAAGCTCCCGAACGACGGCGAGTTCGACGGTTCCGGCAGCTGGATCCCGCTGGCCACCGCCGGCCCCGACGGGGCCGTCTCGCACGTGCCCGGCATGACTGCCGAGGAGGTGTTCGTCTTCACCCGCATCGCCGGTGACAAGGTCGGCGCGACGAAGATGGACCGCCCCGAGGACGTCGAGCCGTCCCCGCGCACCGGCCGCGTCTACGTCGCCCTCACCAACAACAAGGACCGCGGCAAGCCCGGCAAGGCGGGTGCCGACGAGGCCAACCCGCGCAACGGCAACAAGCACGGCCAGGTCCTGGAGCTCGCCGAGCACTGGGACGACCCGGCGAGCGACGGCTTCGCCTGGCGCCTCTTCCTCGTCGCCGGCGACCCGGAGGACCCGGCCACGTACTTCGCCGGCTTCCCCAAGGAGAAGGTCAGCCCCATCTCCTGCCCGGACAACGTGGCCTTCGACCCGCACGGCAACCTGTGGCTCTCCACCGACGGCAACCAGCTCGGTTCGCACGACGGCCTGTTCGGCGTCGCCACGCAGGGCGAGCGGCGAGGTGAGCTCAAGCAGTTCCTGACCGTGCCGGTCGGCGCCGAGACCTGCGGCCCGATCATCCAGGACCGCCGGGTCCTGGTCGCCGTGCAGCACCCGGGCGAGGTGGACGGCGCCTCCGTCGAGAAGCCGGCCTCGGCCTGGCCCGACGGGCCGGGCAAGATCGTCCGCCCGTCCGTCGTCGCCGTCTGGCGCACCGACGGCCGCGACATCGGCGTCTGA
- a CDS encoding APC family permease, translated as MRTTPGRASGRTPGRGLQPNALGTFDTIVMAVAGSAPAYSLAATTAVLAGAVGLAGPAALLYCAIPMLGIVLAYARLGRIDVNAGAGYSWVGRTLHPFLGFLSGWALVFAATVFMVAGSLPAGSLTLSLFAPELAGNTALACAVGAGWFLMMLLVVLGGARLTVRAQLLMTGVEMLILVVFVLAALLHRGHATAFDWSWFGLGHFGGTSGFASGALIAAFYYWGWDVTSNLSEETRDSRRTAGLAALVGIGVVFLLFEAFTVAVNVLLTAEQIERGGANVLAVLGQEIWPGVGGKLLVLAVLLSTVATLETTLIQVTRSLFAMGRDRTLPAALGTVHRRWNTPWVAVAAVGAAALVMFAAAAAAGSIEQVLGDAVSAIGLQIAFYYALAGIAAVVAYKGLLLSSVRDFVLGGVWPVLGSAFMMWAFVESLGELSTASLAIGLGGLAAGVVPMLVYWRKGSAYYRPARLDASRALAAAETFASPDSPRARRVDESLATDF; from the coding sequence ATGCGCACTACCCCCGGCAGAGCATCCGGCAGGACCCCCGGCAGAGGTCTCCAGCCCAATGCCCTCGGCACCTTCGACACCATCGTGATGGCCGTGGCGGGCAGCGCTCCCGCGTACTCGCTCGCCGCCACCACCGCCGTCCTCGCCGGCGCGGTCGGACTCGCCGGGCCCGCGGCCCTGCTGTACTGCGCGATACCGATGCTCGGCATCGTCCTCGCCTACGCCCGCCTCGGCCGGATCGACGTCAACGCGGGCGCCGGATACTCCTGGGTGGGCCGCACCCTCCACCCCTTCCTCGGCTTCCTGTCCGGCTGGGCGCTGGTCTTCGCCGCCACCGTCTTCATGGTGGCGGGATCGCTGCCGGCCGGCTCCCTCACGCTCTCCCTCTTCGCCCCCGAACTCGCCGGGAACACCGCGCTGGCCTGCGCCGTCGGCGCCGGCTGGTTCCTGATGATGCTGCTGGTCGTCCTCGGCGGCGCCCGCCTCACCGTACGGGCCCAACTGCTCATGACCGGCGTCGAGATGCTGATCCTGGTGGTCTTCGTCCTCGCCGCGCTGCTGCACCGCGGCCACGCCACCGCCTTCGACTGGTCGTGGTTCGGCCTCGGCCACTTCGGCGGCACGTCCGGCTTCGCGTCCGGTGCACTGATCGCCGCCTTCTACTACTGGGGCTGGGACGTCACCAGCAACCTCAGCGAGGAGACCCGCGACAGCCGCCGCACCGCCGGCCTCGCCGCACTCGTCGGCATCGGCGTGGTCTTCCTGCTCTTCGAGGCGTTCACCGTCGCCGTCAACGTGCTGCTGACGGCGGAGCAGATCGAACGCGGCGGCGCGAACGTGCTCGCCGTCCTCGGGCAGGAGATCTGGCCGGGGGTCGGCGGCAAGCTGCTGGTCCTGGCCGTCCTCCTGTCGACCGTCGCCACCCTGGAGACCACCCTCATCCAGGTCACCCGCTCCCTGTTCGCGATGGGCCGCGACCGCACCCTGCCGGCCGCCCTCGGCACCGTCCACCGCCGCTGGAACACCCCGTGGGTGGCCGTCGCGGCCGTCGGTGCCGCCGCCCTCGTCATGTTCGCGGCCGCGGCCGCCGCCGGCTCGATCGAGCAGGTCCTCGGCGACGCGGTCAGCGCGATCGGGCTCCAGATCGCGTTCTACTACGCCCTCGCGGGGATCGCCGCCGTCGTCGCGTACAAGGGGCTGCTGCTGTCCTCGGTACGGGACTTCGTCCTCGGCGGGGTGTGGCCGGTGCTGGGCTCGGCGTTCATGATGTGGGCGTTCGTCGAGTCGCTCGGCGAACTGTCCACGGCGTCCCTCGCGATCGGCCTGGGCGGGCTCGCCGCCGGCGTCGTACCGATGCTCGTGTACTGGCGGAAGGGCAGCGCCTACTACCGTCCGGCCCGGCTCGACGCCTCCCGGGCGCTGGCCGCCGCGGAGACCTTCGCCTCGCCGGACTCGCCGCGCGCGCGTCGGGTCGACGAGTCACTGGCGACCGACTTCTGA
- a CDS encoding Rrf2 family transcriptional regulator codes for MNEGVEWALHSCLNLAWTGGERAVTAARLAAYHDLPAAYLNKQLQALVRAGILGSVSGPRGGFRLARPLDRITLMDVVTAIEGPEEAFRCTEIRAQGPGGGAGDGGGGGGGVEVPAVECAIAGAMARAELAWRRELAARTLEDVRREAERQAPGAPDRIRRWIATA; via the coding sequence ATGAACGAGGGCGTGGAATGGGCACTGCACAGCTGCCTCAACCTCGCCTGGACCGGCGGGGAGCGAGCCGTCACGGCCGCCCGGCTCGCCGCCTACCACGACCTGCCCGCCGCCTATCTGAACAAGCAGCTCCAGGCCCTCGTCCGGGCCGGCATCCTCGGCTCCGTCTCCGGCCCCAGAGGCGGCTTCCGGCTGGCACGCCCGCTGGACCGCATCACCCTGATGGACGTGGTCACGGCGATCGAGGGTCCCGAGGAGGCCTTCCGCTGCACCGAGATCCGCGCCCAGGGCCCCGGCGGTGGGGCAGGTGACGGCGGGGGCGGGGGCGGAGGCGTCGAGGTGCCCGCCGTCGAGTGCGCCATCGCCGGCGCGATGGCCCGGGCCGAGCTGGCCTGGCGCCGCGAACTCGCCGCCCGGACCCTCGAGGACGTGCGTCGTGAGGCGGAACGGCAGGCGCCGGGCGCCCCGGACCGCATCCGCCGCTGGATCGCGACCGCCTGA